The window TATGGCCTTAACAGATGAAGAGAGTAAGGCATTCGTGGAGTGTATTCCAATTCGGAATTTCACAAAAGGTACAATCCTATTAAGTCAAGGACAAGTTTCCAGATCCTCTTATTTTATCATTGAGGGTTGTGTTAGAAAGTACTATATTATTAATGGTGAAGAGAAGACAACTAATTTCTATGTCGAAGATGAGGCTGTTTCTTCTTTGCAAAGTTATATGCAAAAAACACCTGCTAGTCATTATTTTGAGTGTGTTGAGGATTGTAGACTTGCCGTTCTTTCTTATGATAAAGAGCAAGAACTTTTCAAACGAGTTCCGAGATATGAAAACCTATGTCGCAACTCTGTTGAGAACGATTTTGGTATGCAGCAAGAGGCATTGGCTAATTACATGACCTCAACACCAGAGGATAGGTATAAGAATTTATTGGATAACAGATTAGATTTAATCAATCGCATACCACAATATGTTTTAGCGAGCTACTTAGGGGTTAAACCTGAATCTCTCAGCAGAATAAGGAAAAGAATTGCTTCTAAATAGAAATAGTAAACTTGAATTTAAATTGTTGACTTGATAAGGCTATCAAAAGGATACTTCATATTTTACTATGAAGTACCCTACATTCAAACCCAATACTACCACGGCTTATTTTTCTCTTTCAATAACTTTAACGGTTCTGTAATCAAATACCCCCATAGAGATAAGTCGTAGCAAGAGGTTGGATTTAGTTTCAATTGTGTATTTATCAACTTCCATTTCTTTCACTAATTCATCCACATTGCTCTCTTTTAAATTAACACCAAAAAGATGGATGTCACCTGATTTCCTAAAAGTTAAATCTTTGGTCTTTTCACCAAATATTTTTCCACCATTTTCAAATGGTTCTGTTTTGGTATTCACTGCAAATTGTTGCACTGAACACGATGCTAGCGTCATAGCTACTAACACTCCAAATGCGATTTTTTGTAATTTCATAACTTTTAAATTTTAATTATAAAACAAAATTACCGCTAGATTCACGCCCATTCATTGACGTTGGTTAAGAACCATTTTATATTCAACTACCATTCTCTTATTTTATCTTTATGCCAAAACTGTCCGCTTTCAACATCGTTGTTTAATAAATTTAAAATATCAACAGCTACATCTTGAGGTAACCTGGGAGCTATTTTTCCTCCCATATCTGTTTGTGTCCATCCTGGATCTAGAGCCGATACTTTGATTTGTTTTTCCTCTAATCGTTTTGCCAGCAACTTGGTATACATATTCAAGGCCGTTTTTGACATTTTGTAATGTGGCTGAAAGGCATCAAAGTTTTGTTCGCTAAAAGAGCCCCAGTCAGACGTTATATTTATAATATGTGCATTGGGAGTAAATAGTGATAATAGTTTTTCGGTGAGTTCAATAGTCCCAAAGACATTGACATCGAATGTCTTTTTCAATTGTTCCATTTTGATTTCTGACGTATTCCATTTTTCTAGTAATACACCTGCATTATTGATTAAAAAGTCTATTTTGATATTTCCAATTTTTTCCACAAATTCAGCAATTGAATGACTATCTGACAAATCAAGTTTCAAACATTTAAAGTTTGAAAGGTTTAATACATGGTTTCCAGCTGTTGAGCTCCCAATAATTTGACAATTTTCATTATCTAACAGAAGTTTTACTGTCGCCAAACCAATGCCTCTACTGCTTCCTGTAACTATTCCGTATTTCATAATATCTTTTTTGACTCTGTAATATACTTTTCTAGTTCAGGTTCATTATTCTTTCTTGCAATTTGAATGGCCTTTTTATAACATTTCTTAGCATCCTCAACTTTACCCATTACCTTATAATAGTTTCCTTTTTCAAAATGAAAAATCGAAGCATCAGGGAATTTATCAAGCCCTAATTCTAAAATCTCTATAGCATCTTTAAATTGGTTGTTTTCAAAATAAAAACTGGAAAATCTGTTGAACCATCTGGCTTGTCGATAATAATTTTTGATAAAGTTTTTACCATCAAATTCGAGTAATAGCTTCTCGAAAATTTTAAAATTATTTTCTTTATAGGCTTGTAACAAAAGATAATGTTTTGTGTCAGAGTGAATCTCTTCTGAAATTTGATATTTTTCTCCTCTATCTTGATAATGTTTTTTAAGCTTTTCAATACCACCAAAATCTAAAAACTCATTAATTGAATAAAACCTGATTGGACCATAGTCACTAAAAAATAGTATTAATCCTTCGTTTAGGGTAGTTAATGGGGTTGTGTAATGATTCTCTTTATCTGAGAGATTGTATTTCCATTGAATGTTATTTGAAGAATTTGTTCGAAAAATAGAATCTAAGGAAGACATGGATTCTGTTGCCCAGTTTTCAATAGTTCCTAGTACTGTATATAGTTTCAAATCATGTTTTGTGTTGTTTTTTAACGTTCTAATTACCATTTCCAATCGGTCTTGTGAAATATGAGTAGGGCTAGCTAAAAGAAACCCATTAAAAAGAGAAGGTTTGGTCGCACATATTTCAACACCAAGTCCAGCTGCCATTTCCCAACCAAAATAAAATTGTTCATTAAGTGTTTTATATTTTGAGTTTATCTCAGGAATCAATTCTTTTTCCAAGAATTGAATAAATTTTGAAGACTCATTATAAAATAGATGACGTCTTTTTACAGCATCTGTGTTAATTCCGACAACAATGAATTCTGGCACAATTTCTTGCCAAGTAAGATTTTGCTGAAATACGATGCCATTCAAGAAGTAGCGTTGTGCATCTATTACATAAAGAACTGGATATTTTTTTAAATTTTCTTCATAATTAGTTGGTAAGAAAATTTGGATGTCTCGTTCTTCTTGTAAAATATCAGACTTTAGAATTATTGAATTACCAAATACTTTTCCTTCATTTAAATTTTGAGACACAACTTTGTTTATTGTAAAAAGTAGGATCAATAGGTAAAGATTTTTTGTCATAATATTTTTGCAATTAGTATTTTACCAATACTCAGTAATCTTATAAATTTTCCCATTCTTAAACTCAAAAAGTGCCATTTGCGCATCACCTCTAATAACTTTACCGTCTTCTTTAGAGATAAAGCGTTTGCTAACTGTAATTGCATTTAAGCCATAAATAATGTTTTCTATTTTAATATCAATAACGCTTCCGTCATAGCCACCATTCTCTTGATTACGTTTGTAGCCATTGTACAGGTCTTCTCTTGTATATATCCCACCATATTTTGGATGTACATAGGTAAAATCGTCTGTAAACAAGTCAAAGATGTTATCTATGTCCTCCAGGATTGAGTTTTGTTGAAATACTTTTAGGTTGAGCTCATAATACTGATTCAGAACATAATTGAGTGAATCTTTATGATTAAGATTACTTTGTTGAGCTTGGGCCAAATGAAGGCCACTATGTAATAGTGCTAAGAGAATGATAGATTTTAGTTTCATTTTTTTATTTAATTAATTTCACATGTAAAATTGGATAGGGTTTTCCAGAAACATCCAATTCGGATCTTCTTATGGTTTCAAAGCCACAATGTTTGTAGAACCCTTCTGCATGTCCGTTCTGTTCATTTACATCAACTTTTGAAACTCTTAAATGGTTGATGACATATTCTAATAGTGTTTTACCTATTCTTTTACCTCTATGCTCTGGGTTAATGTACAGCATTTCTATATTTTGATTAGCCACATCAAAGAATTCGATTATTTTATAATTTGCATCTATTGTTGACCTTAGGTTTAACATGTTCTTTTATTAAACAGAATAACGCTTTCGCATCTTTTGAGACTGTTTTTCTTATGCTTATCATTTTATAGGAATGTCTTCTGTTAATATTTTTTTATCATAATAAGCTTCTTATTACTATAGGTTATTTTAGATGCTTTATAAAAAAATTAAAATAGCTCTAATTACTCATTTTGAATTTATGCAGTATCTATTCACTCTTTTTATTGTAAATCAACGATCCAGTAAATAAGGTGTCATTTTTGATTTCGAAATTTCTGGATAGCACTCCTAAATTACTAGTAAGGCCCGATTCATTTTTATGAATTTTACCAGATAATATCCCCCATTTAAATAGATAGTAATTTTCCATTTTAACTATGGATATTGATGGCCAACTGTCATTATTATGATAATCTCCAATAATAGCATCATTTACCTTATTACTAATCAAAAGAGTTGAATCCGTAGGATATTCAATTTCATTCTCTCTTTCAAAACTTTTATCAAATGCAACCCTTTCTTTTTCAAAAATACTATCAGCTTGTAGGGAATTTATTATATTATATCCATAATTAGCAATTAGATGTGGTAACAAGTAAGCCCTATTATCATTTGTAAAGGCAATAACTCCTATATTTTTCTCTGGCATAAAGGATATGTGAAAACTTATTCCAGCTAATCCTCCAAAGCGAGTTAAAATTTTTTCATTCTGATATTCAGCAATATCCCAGCCTAAGCTGTAACCTGATCTATGATAAGTATAATATGTTTTATCTTGGGCTGTGGTTGAATTCATTAATTCAGACCAAGAGTCACCTTTTATTAAGTTATTATCTTTTCTAATATTTGCACTTAACCATTTAGATAAATCACTTACTGTTGATATAATTCCTCCTGAAGCATGCATTGTTATATCTTGCTTATAGAAATTTGATTCAATTATACCTTGTTTTTTAGAAACTGTTATAGAAGGCAATATATCATTTGCTTTATAATCACTCACAAAAGCACTTGTATTTGTCATATTTAATGGTTTGAAAATGTGTTCTTTCATTTCTGATTTCCATGAATTGCCAGTTACATTTTCTATGGCTATTGAACTAATAATGGGCCCTACGTTTGAATATCTGAAGTTTCCTGATGGGTCATAAAGGAAATCTGTATTGAGATCATTTATCAACTCATTATTCCCATTATCATAACCTAAAAATGCAGTTTTCCACGTCATCCTTGTGCTAAAAGTACCATGTGTGTGGTTTAATAAACTTTTAATTGATATATTTTTTGTATCTACACTATAATTATAATTTAAATCAGGAATATATTCACTTATCGGGTTATCGAGATTAATAAGTCCATCCTTCTCAAGGATTTTAAGCAAAGTACCTGTGAAGGATTTAGTACTTGAAGCAATGTAAAAAGGAGTATCATTATCAAAATTTGAATTTTTACCATCGAAGATTTCCCTATCCATATTATAGGAATAAAGTAATCCATCTTCATCAACTATTGCTATTATAACATTTCCATATAATTCATTTTCAGTGTATATACTTGCAATTTTACTTTCCACTTTCTCTGCAAAATCAGGATAGTTTTCTTCAAATCTATCTATATCATCTGACGTTGTAGTTTCATTTTTATTGCAAGAAAATAGTATTAATACCATTACTATTACTAATGAAAAAGGTATGATTAGGTTATTATGTCTCATTATTTTGATATTTAAATTTTATGAAAATTGAATTAATGGAGATTAAAAAAGTATTTGGTTTAATATTTAACTTTGACACTTACCACTATTTAATGGTTACAGAATTATTAGGAAATTTGATTTTCTTTAGTGGATAAAGTTTATGACTACATTAATTTGATTTATGCAATATCCAGGCTGAAATTTCTTCTAAAAAATTGTCTACAAATTTCTTTTCAAGTATTGCATATTCATCCTTACTCCCAGTTGTAGCCTGTTGGAAAAAATGATTCGCATTATCAAATGTAAAAAATTGATATTCTGTTCCCGATTTGAGGAGAGCATTTTCCATTCGATCTTTATTTTGCTCAATAGGAACTCGAAAATCTAAACCTCCAAAAAGGCTCAATACTGGCACTTCCAATTGTTCCAAGTCTTTTGAAGGGTCGTAGTAAAGAAATGATGTAAGAGAAGGTAAAGCATAAATTATTTTGAATTCATCAGCTTTTGCAATAGCTTGTTGTTTTATTTTTTCATCGTCTATCATGTCTCCATTTGACTTCATTTCATTTAATATCGATTCGGTAGTTTGTCTGAACAATTGATATGCCTCATCAATATTCTTGTCATCTTCAATGGCTCTCATGAGTTTATTGTGTGCAGACACATCAGATTCAATTAAATTTTTAGGTAAATCTGTATGTTCATAATCTTGTCTCACCTGATAAGTAACCACTTCTATTAGTGGTACGGATGGCGCACCCATTAAAATCACCTTTTTAACAGACTCATTTCTTATAGCCACTTTTCCAGTAAGTATGCCGCCTTGACTGTGCCCAAATAATATGAAATCATTGAATGGATGCTCCTTTGTGGTATTGAAATAATCCATTATGCTTTCCAAGTCCTTTGCATGGTCGTTAATGGTGCTGTTTACAAAATCACCGGTGCTTTCACCTACACCTCTATCGTCATAACGGAAAGATGCTATTCCCTTTGATGCCAGATGGTGGGCAATAACTTTAAAAATTTTGAAGCCTTCCAATGTTTCGTCTCTATCCTGGTCTCCACTTCCTGAACTCATGATGACTAAGGATGATGTATTTAATTTTGTTGGAATCGATAAGGTTCCTCCAATTTTAACGTCATCCGCTTCAATGATTAAGTCAATCTCTCTCGAATTTTGATCATTACTGTCAATTTTCTGGGCAACTATATTCTGATGCCACAGAAAAAAAATAATTACTATAGTTATTAATTTTTTCATTTTATAAATATGATAGAAATCTCTATTTCACTTTTAATCTGCATGTTGTTCTAACCATCTTAATATTGTTTGATTTGTTTCTTCTGGTAATTCTTGCTGAATCCAATGACCGCAATCAAGACTGACTTCATCCAAATTAGGAGCAAAATCCTTTAAGGTTTGAGACTTTGGAATCAAATCACGATTTCCATAAATCATAAGTGTAGGATGTTGGATCAATGGTTTGACGTCTGCTAACAAGTGCCAATTTCTATCCATGTTTCTATACCAATTAATGCTTCCTGTAAACCCTGATGACTCAAATGCAGAAACGAAAACAGACAATTCACGATCACTTAATAAAGGCTCCCCAAGTGGTTTTTCTGCTCTTGCAAGATTAATCATCAACATTCCTGGTTCTGGAGGAGTAAGAGGAACATTTTTCCGAAATATGTTACGAATGAACCGAGATGTATTTTCATTCATTATTGCATCTGCTATCCCTGGTTGTTTATTGAAGTGAACAAAATAGAAATCTTCACCAAAAAAATCTTCCATAAACTCAATCCATGGTTTTTCTCCTCGCTCTTGATAAGGTAAGGCCAAGTTTATAATTTTGTTTACACGATCGGGATGTAATAATGCAAGATTCCATACTACATTGGCACCCCAGTCATGACCTATAAAAGTTGCATCTTTATAGCCGTAATAATCAAGTAAAGCAACTAAGTCATCGGTTAAATGTATTATATCAAAATCTGATATTTCTGCAGGTCTAGATGAATTACCGTAACCTCTCTGATTTGGTACAATGACATGGTAGCCAGCATTTACTAGAGCCGGAATTTGATGGCGCCAGGAAAAAGCGTGTTCAGGAAAGCCATGACAGAGTACTATGGGATTTTCTTTATTTTGTTGTCCTGCTTCAAATACTTCCAATTCGACATTGTTGACAGAAATTAGTGTCGATTTAGGAAAATCAACTGAATAAAAAATTGATTTCATTTCGTTTGTTATTTTTATTTTATTAATTCCATATGTAAAATTGGATACGGTTTTCCAGAGGCATCCAATTCAGATCGTCCTATGGTTTCAAAGCCACAATGTTTATAAAATCCAACAGCTTGTTCATTCTGTTCATTCACATCTACTTTGTTAACGTTTAAATTTTTCAGTACAAATTCCAATAAGGTTTTACCTATTCTTTTCCCTCTATGTGCTGGGTCGATAAATAACATCTCTAGATTTCCATCAGCTACACCTACAAAACCTAGTATTTTATGATCTCTATCTCTGCAACATCTTAACTCAACAGCATTTAGATAGGTGTTTAAAATTAGTGGCTTAAAATAGGCTATATCATCTTCTTTTAAAAAATGATGTGTTGCTCTTACAGACGCTTCCCATAGCTCAACAACTTTATAATATTCAGATTTGTCGATGTAGTCAATTCTATGTTTCATTTAGATTACCTTAAATAATTTGTCAATTTCAGATATAATACTATCGTTTGGTACAACTTTATAAAGCTCACCTAACAAATCTAATGAGGTTGGTTTCTTGGGGTATTTGTTATTGTTTAAAAAACTCCTAAGAGCCTCATTTACTTTATCTTCCCCAATTAATTCACTAAGTTTCACCATGGCAATTGCGCCTTTAGAATAAGCAATGTGTGTATATCCGGGCTTCACTTTATAAAGCGGTTGGTTGTCATACAAACCTTTCTCGTTATCATAAATTTGCCTATGAATCTCTAATCGTTCCTTCATTTTTTCACGACCATGCATTTTCTTGTAGATCATCATTTCAGTATACATCGCCAAAGTCTCGGTGAGCATTGTAGCACCTTCTCTATAATCTGGGTTTATTTGGCTATTTCCCCACCAGAGATGAGAAAGTTCATGTCCTGCTAGTTCGTTGATTACATCTTGCTCGTCATCTCCGTCCAGATTCGAATGAAATATCATATCTTCAGTCATGAATACCGTAGAGGGATATGCTGTTGCTGCAAAACCTGAAGTAAAAGCGGATATTTCAACAAAATTGACGGTTTTAAAAGGGTAAGAACCAAAATTCTCTATGCAATAATCTAGGGTGGTTTTAACATTTTCGATAAGATGCTCTACATTCTCAAAGTGCTTTTTTGAATAGAATATATGAATAGTAATGTTTTTATGTTGAATGGATTTATGTTCATATTCTGCAGAAGCTAATGCAAAACGGAAAGGTATTTTTTCTGCACCATAGGTGAAATAATTTCTGCTGTTTTCAGACCATTGCTCTATTAAATCTCCAGTACCTAAAGCGGTTTGGGATTTTTCAGTGGAAATGGTCATTTCCAAATTGATGAAATCATTTTTCACTATCTCTGGACTTTCTAATGCTTTCAACTGTGAAGCTTTACCTAAATTAAATTCAGCTCGTTTTTCCTCATCGTCAATTTCTCTATCGTTTTGATATCCAAGCCTTGGGTAGTAGTTACTGATTCTCATAAAAGAACCATTTTTAATAATAGCATTATAAGACTGATGACCGTTAACAGCAAACCATTTGTAGGACAGGTTAAAGGTTAAACTAGCTTCTTCATTAGGTTGCAATGGTTGATTCAAGCTAATCTCTGTGACATGCTCTTCAATTTGTAATTTATCGGAGTTACTTTTAAATAAAGCTGATTCAATATTCAAATCTGGATGAAAATTGATTAAAACCTTATGAATGGGCTCATTGGTGTTGTTTCTTAAAACATAACTTCCATTTATTTCATAGGCGTTTTTAGAAGGGTAAAGATGAATACCTGTCGTTAAGTCGGTAATGATTGGCTGCGGAATATCTTCATATTTTCTATAGGCCTTTTCATATTGTACTACTTCTGAAATCGATTGTTCTTCATTTTTGGAGGAAAATCCTTTCATAAAAAGTAAGCCATTAGCAAGCCCCAAGATAACTACTCCTAAAACGATCCAAGATTTTCTCGTGGAAAAGACTTTTGTCTTTACAAGATCATTTACAAACCAGAGTAAAGCCATTAGGCCAAATCCAAATATGAGGCGCTGAGAGAACGCTAAAAGATAGATTCCATAGCCATTGAAATCACTATAGATTCCATTATAACCTGAAAATACATGGAACAATGGATATGAAAAGATATAATTCGACAAGGGACTCGCCAAAGCGAAAACGCTCACAGTAGAAATCCCTAAACTAATATAGCGGTTATTAATAGTATCATTTATCAATAACAAAAAGGCTGAAAAAAGAATTAACGGAAAAGCATTGAAAATAAAGACCCCTAAATAAGCTTTCCAGTCAAAACTAAAATAGCCATAACTTAATTGAAAAATCAGTCCTTCAATGATGAGAACCATTGTAAAAAAACAAACCAGTATTGTTGCTGAGATAAAATGGCCCTTTAATTTGTTTTTTGAAAAATAGATGCTTTTTTCAATTAAATTGAAATTAGAAGCATGACTTCTCCAATATAAATCATTAACAAAATAGGCTAATATCAAGAGGCCTAATAAATGGAAGTTTGTTGAAATTGCAGTAGCTAGAAGACCAGATGTTGCATATTTTTCAGGTAATCGTACACCCTTATCAATGGCGGTATACATTTCCATCCCTATAAAAAAAATAAGTAATAAGGTGACAGCAACAATGATTACACTCTTAAAAAGATAAATTAAATCTAATTTTGTAAAGGATAAAGCCGATTTAAAATCCATAATACTACCAAAATTCAACTCTGGGCTTGGTATCGAATTTAAACTTAAATTACTATTTACTATCCTGATTTTTGTGCTCTTCTTAGCTTTATTACTTTGTTTTCTTGAAAATGAAAAAAAGCTATAACTGCTCCATAAAAGCAATCCGGATATGAATAGAATAATCCCTCGATTAAATAAGAGCATATTTTTTAATGGAACAATAGATTCATTTTTTTGAGATACAGAAAATGATCTTGCCTCAAAAAAGTAGGCGGATAGTCCAAATGGATCCAATATTGCAGATATTTGCTGTGCTTCAAGCGATTGTGGCATACTCCCTGACATAAAAGGAGAGTTAGAAAATACCAATAATACCATATAAAAGACATAAAGTAATAGCCCACCAGTCACTACTAATAATTTTCTTTGTGTAGTGAATGCTGTAAAGAATAGAAAACTGCAAACAAATAGTGAATTGAGTAAGCCAAATACCAGTAATGGATATAGATAATGCCATAGATTTAAGCCTACCTGAATTTCATCACCCGACCGCAAATTTTGGCCTATGACAAAGCCCATAATTAATAAGACGAAACTTAAAAATGTTTTTAGGTAAAAGAACAAAAATTTACCTTCTAAATAGGTCATTTTTGAAAAAGGCAGTGAGAAAATCACCAAATCAAACTTAGTATCCCATTCTTTGAATAATAGTTGATTAGCATATAGAATGGCAAAAAATATAATCGACAGGCTAAGCATTCCCATCATAAAACCAATTGTGTAAGGAGAATTTAGATAAATACCTTCGCCTACAGTCATGTTGAATTTATTCCCGCAGAAAACTCCTAATATCACAATGACTAAAGCCATTGGATATACAGCCCACCGTTTTGCTATCTGATCTAACTCGTATTGAAATATGGTATTCATATTGTAAATGATTTAGGCAAGCGTTTTAAAATAGACATGCTCCAGAAGAGGCGTTACAGGCTCAAAACCTGTAGGTTCCGTTTCCGAAAAGATGGTGATATACAGCTCACGCTCAATTAATTGCTTACTAATGACTTGATATTTTGATTGATACTTATCCAGATGATCGCTTTTGATGGGCTTTGACCAGATCTTGTTTCTCAGTTCATCAATCAGTTCTTTAGGTTTACCTGTTTTTAATACTTGCCCCTTGTTCATAATGGTCATTTCTGAACATAGATTTTTTACATCTTCAACTAAATGCGTAGACAGAATTACGATAACCTCACTACTGATATCGCTTAATAACATATTGAATCGGTTGCGCTCTTCAGGATCCAGACCAGCAGTAGGTTCATCTACAATAACAATTTTAGGTTTTCCAAGTAAGGCTTGAGCCACACCAAAACGCTGTTTCATTCCGCCTGAAAATGTATGTACTTCTTTATTCCTAAAATCCCATAGATTTACTTTTTCTAATAAAAGTCGAATTTGGGCTTCACGTTCATCCTTGTTCTCGATGCCTTTCAAAATAGCGATATGATGTAACAAATCATATGCGCTTACTTTAGGGTACACTCCAAAATCTTGGGGTAGAAATCCTAATTTTTTTTGGATATAGTCAGGTTTACTTACAATATCTACATCATTAAAATCAATACTGCCAGAGGTTGGCTTTTGGAGTCCAACGATGGTTTTCATCAAAGAAGATTTTCCAGCACCATTTGGGCCAAGTAAACCAAACATTCCATTCTTAATTTCCAAGGAAATATTTTGAATTGCTTGATGACCGTTTTTATAAGTGAGTTCTAGGTTATTAATTTTTAATGTATTCATAGTATTATTCCTTAATTTGGTTGATTGCAATTGCTTTCTTTTTCAATAATATTTCTGAATGGGGATACTTTTTTAATAAAAGATCATATAAGGCAATGGCTTCTTTAAAATGCTTGTGTTTTTCATAAAAGTTTGCAAAATTGTAAACGGCATATTCCATATTACCATTCATCAAGTCATTTAAGAATTCTGTTTTATGTAAGTTATTTATCAGTGTTTCAAAGTGATAGAAATCTTCTGCTCTCATCGCACATCTAATGATTGTAAATTTAGACCATAAAGAAAGCTCTGGAGAAAAGCCATGTCTTCTGGCTCTTTCCACTACATAATGATTGGCATAATCCATACCACCTGCATTTACAAAATTTTGAAGTTTGTTAGTTTCAAATTCTGGGTAGAATTGGAAGTGATTTCGAATTCCATGATAAAGGGTAGGGTAGGCAGTTGATTGATGTTGTTCTATTTCAAGATTTAAGAAAGACCAGTGCAATCCTTTAATATGTTTTTGTGACAGTAATGAGTCTAATTTGATGGCACTATGTTTTACATCATATTCATCTGGACTTACAGAAAAATATAGATTAGTATGTAATGTTGAAACATCGTTTAACTTATCTATGGAATCTATTATTGGGTAACCACTTGCCATGATATGTCCATCAAACAAAGTTGGGGTTGATAGCATGGTATTAAACACCATACTTGCACCATATTCCCAGCCAAAAATTAGGTTTTCATCATTAGTTCTAAAATTTAGATCTATATATTCTGTAAGTTCATTTTCAAGAAACTCAATAAACCTTTCTTTGCCATCTCCTAAATCTTGAAACCGTTTTGGATAGTCCGTATTAATTCCAACAACTATAAAATCTGGAGTTAATTGAAACTGATTGAAAGTTTGACTTAAACTCACAGCATACAAAAAAAACCGTTGACCATCTAACACATAAAGCACTGGGTATTTTTCTTCTGAATTTTTATAATGAGGTGGAAGATAAATTTGTATTTGTCGCTCCTCGTTTAATACCTTTGATTTAATATAGTGATTGGTACCTACAATATTATTGGTGTGATTGTTTTGGGCAATGCCAAAAATACCAGATAAATAGCAAATTATGAATACAACTGTTGCTTTTTTCATTTACGCTAATGTTCAAATTGGTTACTGTACTTTAAAAGAGCGCGGTATATTTCTCTAACTGATTGCATATCGTTTTCGGTCTCAGATGAATTGGCGAAAACGATGATTCCACGTTTGTTTTTCTTCATAAAATAGGCATGAGATATAACTCCAGGATCGTTACCACTGTGTCCTATTTTTTCATCATCAATATTCCAAAACATATTCTTTTTAAAATTATCATTACTAGGGTCTTTTACCATGTTTGCGTAGCTAGAAGCTTTTATAACATTTTGTTCTCCACAATAGCCTTTGATTACAGCAGACAAAAACTTACTAAAATCTTCAATATTTGTCATAAAACCGCCATCACCATAGGTGATAAACTCATAATTTGGGATTGGATAACCATACCAATATAATGTTGACCTATTTTTTAATGGATTGCTTTTTGAATGCCAACCTGAGGCATTCATTTGTAATGGGTTTAAAATATGCTTTTGAAGAAAATCTGTGTAACTAGCACCACTTACAAGTTCAATGATATAGGCGGCTATATTGGCTCCCATATTACTGTACTTATAAGAAGTTCCGGGG is drawn from Marivirga arenosa and contains these coding sequences:
- a CDS encoding alpha/beta hydrolase family protein encodes the protein MKKLITIVIIFFLWHQNIVAQKIDSNDQNSREIDLIIEADDVKIGGTLSIPTKLNTSSLVIMSSGSGDQDRDETLEGFKIFKVIAHHLASKGIASFRYDDRGVGESTGDFVNSTINDHAKDLESIMDYFNTTKEHPFNDFILFGHSQGGILTGKVAIRNESVKKVILMGAPSVPLIEVVTYQVRQDYEHTDLPKNLIESDVSAHNKLMRAIEDDKNIDEAYQLFRQTTESILNEMKSNGDMIDDEKIKQQAIAKADEFKIIYALPSLTSFLYYDPSKDLEQLEVPVLSLFGGLDFRVPIEQNKDRMENALLKSGTEYQFFTFDNANHFFQQATTGSKDEYAILEKKFVDNFLEEISAWILHKSN
- a CDS encoding alpha/beta fold hydrolase — encoded protein: MKSIFYSVDFPKSTLISVNNVELEVFEAGQQNKENPIVLCHGFPEHAFSWRHQIPALVNAGYHVIVPNQRGYGNSSRPAEISDFDIIHLTDDLVALLDYYGYKDATFIGHDWGANVVWNLALLHPDRVNKIINLALPYQERGEKPWIEFMEDFFGEDFYFVHFNKQPGIADAIMNENTSRFIRNIFRKNVPLTPPEPGMLMINLARAEKPLGEPLLSDRELSVFVSAFESSGFTGSINWYRNMDRNWHLLADVKPLIQHPTLMIYGNRDLIPKSQTLKDFAPNLDEVSLDCGHWIQQELPEETNQTILRWLEQHAD
- a CDS encoding GNAT family N-acetyltransferase is translated as MKHRIDYIDKSEYYKVVELWEASVRATHHFLKEDDIAYFKPLILNTYLNAVELRCCRDRDHKILGFVGVADGNLEMLFIDPAHRGKRIGKTLLEFVLKNLNVNKVDVNEQNEQAVGFYKHCGFETIGRSELDASGKPYPILHMELIK
- a CDS encoding M1 family aminopeptidase translates to MNTIFQYELDQIAKRWAVYPMALVIVILGVFCGNKFNMTVGEGIYLNSPYTIGFMMGMLSLSIIFFAILYANQLLFKEWDTKFDLVIFSLPFSKMTYLEGKFLFFYLKTFLSFVLLIMGFVIGQNLRSGDEIQVGLNLWHYLYPLLVFGLLNSLFVCSFLFFTAFTTQRKLLVVTGGLLLYVFYMVLLVFSNSPFMSGSMPQSLEAQQISAILDPFGLSAYFFEARSFSVSQKNESIVPLKNMLLFNRGIILFISGLLLWSSYSFFSFSRKQSNKAKKSTKIRIVNSNLSLNSIPSPELNFGSIMDFKSALSFTKLDLIYLFKSVIIVAVTLLLIFFIGMEMYTAIDKGVRLPEKYATSGLLATAISTNFHLLGLLILAYFVNDLYWRSHASNFNLIEKSIYFSKNKLKGHFISATILVCFFTMVLIIEGLIFQLSYGYFSFDWKAYLGVFIFNAFPLILFSAFLLLINDTINNRYISLGISTVSVFALASPLSNYIFSYPLFHVFSGYNGIYSDFNGYGIYLLAFSQRLIFGFGLMALLWFVNDLVKTKVFSTRKSWIVLGVVILGLANGLLFMKGFSSKNEEQSISEVVQYEKAYRKYEDIPQPIITDLTTGIHLYPSKNAYEINGSYVLRNNTNEPIHKVLINFHPDLNIESALFKSNSDKLQIEEHVTEISLNQPLQPNEEASLTFNLSYKWFAVNGHQSYNAIIKNGSFMRISNYYPRLGYQNDREIDDEEKRAEFNLGKASQLKALESPEIVKNDFINLEMTISTEKSQTALGTGDLIEQWSENSRNYFTYGAEKIPFRFALASAEYEHKSIQHKNITIHIFYSKKHFENVEHLIENVKTTLDYCIENFGSYPFKTVNFVEISAFTSGFAATAYPSTVFMTEDMIFHSNLDGDDEQDVINELAGHELSHLWWGNSQINPDYREGATMLTETLAMYTEMMIYKKMHGREKMKERLEIHRQIYDNEKGLYDNQPLYKVKPGYTHIAYSKGAIAMVKLSELIGEDKVNEALRSFLNNNKYPKKPTSLDLLGELYKVVPNDSIISEIDKLFKVI